From the Nocardiopsis changdeensis genome, one window contains:
- a CDS encoding MFS transporter, with product MLSGIPSSHGRSPSPLRARLVLCAMAMLQFLIAVDVTVVNIALPSIGADLGVGGHSLTWVVVGYTVTGGGLLMLGGRLGDLLGRRRTLLSGVALFGAASLLAGLAPSFPVLVAARLAQGAGEAVALPAAMATIVLMFPEGPRRSRALGVWAAVASCGLVLGFALSGIITAHLGWRWIFLLSVPLILAVLAAALVFVPADRPASRERARLDLPGALLLTACPLLFAYAVVGAGEPGANPWASAAALAGAVLAAAGFVLVESRSPDPLVPPALLANGSRVRANLTTVLLSGALSTSFLLFTFYLQDRLGIGPLGAGLTMLPLAVALIAASVLVPRLLGRWGARVCVLAGLGAAAAAMAAIALVAVLGAGAAWLLPAMLLIAAGMGFGLVGLQYIAVGGTTEEDAGIASGVQRAADQLGGAAGVAVYVGVGFAPAVHGQDPFLVAAALAVAGLAVGAVVVGRSPVAGEPRPQAG from the coding sequence ATGCTTTCAGGCATTCCCTCTTCCCACGGGCGGAGCCCGTCCCCCCTGCGCGCCCGGCTCGTGCTGTGCGCGATGGCCATGCTGCAGTTCCTCATCGCGGTCGACGTGACCGTGGTCAACATCGCCCTGCCCTCGATCGGCGCGGACCTCGGCGTCGGGGGCCACTCGCTGACCTGGGTGGTGGTCGGCTACACGGTCACCGGCGGCGGGCTGCTGATGCTCGGCGGCCGTCTCGGCGACCTGTTGGGCCGCCGCCGCACGCTGCTGTCAGGCGTGGCCCTGTTCGGCGCGGCGTCCCTGCTGGCCGGGCTGGCCCCCTCGTTCCCGGTCCTGGTGGCCGCGCGCCTCGCCCAGGGGGCCGGCGAGGCCGTGGCGCTGCCCGCCGCGATGGCCACCATCGTGCTGATGTTCCCCGAGGGTCCGCGCCGCTCGCGGGCCCTGGGCGTGTGGGCCGCGGTCGCCAGCTGCGGGCTGGTGCTCGGGTTCGCCCTCTCCGGGATCATCACCGCCCACCTGGGCTGGCGCTGGATCTTCCTGCTCTCGGTGCCCCTGATCCTGGCCGTGCTCGCGGCCGCGCTCGTGTTCGTCCCGGCCGACCGCCCCGCCTCCCGGGAGCGGGCCCGGCTTGACCTGCCCGGCGCGCTCCTGCTGACCGCGTGCCCGCTGCTGTTCGCCTACGCGGTGGTCGGGGCCGGCGAGCCCGGTGCGAACCCGTGGGCGAGCGCCGCGGCGCTGGCCGGCGCGGTGCTGGCCGCCGCCGGGTTCGTGCTGGTCGAATCGCGGTCGCCGGACCCGCTGGTGCCCCCGGCCCTCCTCGCCAACGGTTCCCGCGTGCGGGCGAACCTGACGACGGTGCTGCTCAGCGGCGCGCTGTCGACCTCGTTCCTGCTGTTCACGTTCTACCTGCAGGACCGGCTGGGGATCGGCCCGCTGGGAGCCGGGCTCACGATGCTGCCGCTGGCCGTGGCGCTGATCGCGGCCTCGGTCCTCGTGCCCCGGCTGCTGGGCCGCTGGGGGGCGCGCGTGTGCGTGCTGGCGGGCCTCGGGGCCGCGGCGGCCGCCATGGCGGCGATCGCCCTCGTGGCGGTCCTGGGCGCCGGGGCGGCCTGGCTGCTGCCGGCGATGCTGCTGATCGCCGCGGGGATGGGCTTCGGGCTCGTGGGGCTGCAGTACATCGCGGTCGGCGGGACCACCGAGGAGGACGCCGGGATCGCCTCCGGCGTCCAGCGGGCGGCCGACCAGCTCGGCGGGGCCGCCGGCGTGGCCGTCTACGTGGGCGTCGGGTTCGCCCCCGCCGTGCACGGCCAGGACCCGTTCCTGGTCGCGGCGGCCCTCGCGGTCGCCGGGCTGGCCGTCGGCGCCGTGGTCGTCGGCCGCTCCCCGGTCGCGGGGGAGCCGCGGCCGCAGGCCGGCTAG
- a CDS encoding DUF4352 domain-containing protein has product MTDRDPEEGPQERPQERPGDPVNHHPPEEWRPGDPEDPMEGGPQPPGEPPHVFPGRSHGGHPGPPEEGGHLPPPPGPNWTPPPLGDQGPGPGPGSPPPPPPPPGGYPPGDHPTGGPPEPVGGELSEGPSGPAQAGYEHAGYAPGYGEADVSGAGAGSYPEPPYRGESAPGPGYGEQGPPSGPYGAGYGAAYGPGGYGGHGAQQAYGPPQEKQTPWGKILGIGCGVLLLLLLVGGGCTAIGLVLAQSGTPGVGAPETEDSGSPSEEGTSGAEVTAGRTEFEPGPLYSSGDFTSVDVSVRNDGQEPLDVNPLYFSVIDVSGTLHSTSEGIGMDERELDASTLVPGQSTSGVITVQGLVEADRVVFEPFYGEPIEAPVL; this is encoded by the coding sequence GTGACCGATCGGGATCCCGAGGAAGGGCCGCAGGAGCGACCGCAGGAGAGGCCGGGCGACCCGGTGAACCACCACCCTCCGGAGGAGTGGCGCCCCGGGGACCCCGAGGACCCGATGGAGGGCGGCCCGCAGCCGCCCGGCGAGCCCCCGCACGTCTTCCCCGGCCGGTCGCACGGGGGGCACCCGGGGCCGCCGGAGGAGGGCGGCCACCTGCCGCCCCCGCCCGGGCCGAACTGGACGCCGCCGCCCCTGGGCGACCAGGGGCCCGGCCCCGGCCCCGGGTCCCCTCCGCCTCCGCCACCGCCGCCCGGCGGCTACCCGCCGGGCGACCACCCCACGGGCGGGCCGCCCGAGCCGGTGGGCGGAGAGCTGTCGGAGGGACCCAGCGGTCCCGCCCAGGCCGGATACGAGCACGCCGGATACGCCCCCGGCTACGGGGAGGCGGACGTGTCCGGGGCGGGCGCGGGCAGCTACCCGGAGCCGCCGTACCGGGGGGAGTCCGCGCCCGGCCCCGGCTACGGGGAGCAGGGGCCGCCGTCCGGTCCCTACGGGGCCGGGTACGGCGCCGCGTACGGGCCCGGAGGGTACGGCGGGCACGGCGCGCAGCAGGCGTACGGCCCGCCGCAGGAGAAGCAGACCCCCTGGGGCAAGATCCTCGGCATCGGCTGCGGTGTGCTGCTGCTCCTGCTGCTGGTCGGCGGCGGCTGCACCGCCATCGGCCTGGTCCTGGCGCAGAGCGGGACGCCCGGTGTGGGGGCGCCCGAGACGGAGGACTCCGGGTCGCCGTCGGAGGAGGGTACCAGCGGCGCGGAGGTGACGGCCGGGCGCACCGAGTTCGAGCCCGGGCCGCTGTACTCGTCGGGCGACTTCACCAGCGTCGACGTGTCCGTGCGCAACGACGGCCAGGAGCCGCTGGACGTCAACCCGCTGTACTTCAGCGTCATCGACGTCTCCGGGACGCTGCACAGCACCTCCGAGGGGATCGGGATGGACGAGCGCGAGCTGGACGCGAGCACCCTCGTCCCGGGGCAGAGCACGTCCGGGGTGATCACCGTCCAGGGGCTGGTGGAGGCCGACCGCGTCGTGTTCGAGCCGTTCTACGGCGAGCCGATCGAGGCCCCGGTCCTGTAG
- a CDS encoding MFS transporter, producing the protein MSTHIVPGALPEETRLRLQRRTVAALMLTQVVGGVGMGAMIAVGALIALDLTGSDTWSGMATTMITLGAAVFALPLASLAARRGRRPGLGLGWAMGAVGGLVVIAAAVAELFPLFLLGMVLVGAGTATNLQARHAAVDLASDRSRGRDLSVVVWATTVGSVLGPNLTAPGARVAAVLGLPDLLGPVVFTTTGFVLGALLTFALLRPDPLLTAARAAASADPAAKAPGRLPVGEVMRIVAASPGALLAVVGIVCAHTVMVAVMTMTPVHMSHHGAALTVIGLTISLHIAGMYAFSPLVGWLSDRLGRIPVLLAGQAVLLAATAVSGTAGHDEARVTAGLFLLGLGWSLSLVSGTALLAGSLEVGVRPRAQGVSDLLMNLGGAAAGGLSGVVLSQTGFGGLNLFAALFTVPVFVLALRAARAGR; encoded by the coding sequence GTGTCCACGCATATCGTTCCCGGCGCCCTGCCGGAGGAGACGCGCCTTCGCCTCCAGCGCCGCACCGTCGCGGCGCTGATGCTCACCCAGGTGGTCGGCGGCGTCGGCATGGGGGCGATGATCGCCGTGGGCGCGCTCATCGCCCTGGACCTCACCGGCTCCGACACCTGGTCGGGCATGGCCACCACCATGATCACCCTGGGCGCCGCCGTGTTCGCGCTGCCGCTGGCCTCGCTGGCGGCCCGCCGCGGCCGCCGCCCCGGGCTGGGGCTGGGCTGGGCGATGGGAGCGGTCGGCGGCCTCGTCGTCATCGCCGCCGCGGTCGCCGAGCTGTTCCCGCTGTTCCTGCTGGGCATGGTCCTGGTCGGGGCCGGGACCGCCACCAACCTCCAGGCCCGGCACGCCGCCGTCGACCTGGCCTCGGACCGCAGCCGCGGACGCGACCTGTCCGTCGTGGTGTGGGCGACCACCGTCGGCTCGGTACTGGGCCCCAACCTCACCGCCCCCGGTGCCCGGGTCGCCGCCGTGCTCGGCCTGCCCGATCTGCTGGGCCCGGTGGTGTTCACCACCACCGGGTTCGTCCTGGGCGCCCTGCTCACCTTCGCGCTGCTGCGCCCCGACCCGCTGCTCACCGCCGCCCGCGCGGCCGCCTCGGCCGACCCCGCGGCGAAGGCCCCGGGCCGGCTGCCGGTGGGTGAGGTCATGAGGATCGTCGCGGCCTCCCCGGGCGCGCTGCTGGCCGTGGTCGGCATCGTCTGCGCCCACACGGTGATGGTCGCGGTCATGACCATGACCCCCGTCCACATGTCCCACCACGGCGCCGCCCTGACCGTGATCGGCCTGACCATCTCCCTGCACATCGCGGGCATGTACGCCTTCTCCCCGCTGGTGGGCTGGCTCAGCGACCGGCTGGGCCGGATCCCGGTGCTGCTGGCCGGGCAGGCGGTGCTGCTGGCGGCGACGGCGGTCTCGGGCACCGCCGGGCACGACGAGGCCAGGGTGACCGCGGGCCTGTTCCTGCTGGGGCTGGGCTGGTCGCTCAGCCTGGTGTCGGGCACGGCGCTGCTGGCCGGATCGCTGGAGGTGGGCGTGCGCCCCCGCGCCCAGGGGGTCAGCGACCTGCTGATGAACCTGGGCGGTGCCGCCGCGGGCGGCCTGTCCGGCGTGGTCCTGTCCCAGACGGGCTTCGGCGGCCTCAACCTGTTCGCCGCCCTGTTCACCGTCCCGGTGTTCGTGCTGGCGCTGCGGGCGGCGCGCGCCGGGCGCTGA
- the panD gene encoding aspartate 1-decarboxylase: MLRTLINGKIHRATVTQADLHYVGSVTIDADLMDAADIVDGEQVHIVDIDNGARLVTYAITGERGTGVIGINGAAARLVSPGDLVIIISYAQLTEAERAGHVPHIVHVDRDNRVVALGADPAEPVPGDPELVPGR, from the coding sequence GTGCTGCGCACCCTCATCAACGGCAAGATCCACCGCGCCACCGTCACCCAGGCCGACCTGCACTACGTCGGCTCGGTGACCATCGACGCCGACCTGATGGACGCCGCCGACATCGTCGACGGCGAGCAGGTCCACATCGTCGACATCGACAACGGCGCCCGGCTCGTCACCTACGCGATCACCGGCGAGCGCGGCACCGGCGTCATCGGGATCAACGGCGCGGCCGCCCGCCTGGTCAGCCCCGGCGACCTGGTCATCATCATCTCCTACGCGCAGCTGACCGAGGCCGAGCGCGCCGGGCACGTGCCCCACATCGTGCACGTGGACCGGGACAACCGGGTGGTCGCCCTGGGCGCCGACCCGGCCGAGCCGGTCCCCGGCGACCCGGAGCTCGTCCCCGGCCGCTGA
- a CDS encoding LacI family DNA-binding transcriptional regulator gives MSVNHSGGPGAASEPVRRATMRDVAALSGVSIKTVSRVINGVPSVSEELRDRVTRAIARLDFQPNLAASSLRRTDGATRQIALLLEDVANPFSATLSRAVEDAAREHGTLVLAGSLDEDPQRERELVRAATLHRVDGILLVPAGPDHGYLHREIRNGTPVVFADRPPRGLAADAVLSANAEGARRAVLHLADHGHTEIAFLGDGHRISTAVERLAGYRAALAERGLPERPGRAVWDLSDPRSAAEAVAAMLDSDDPPTALFTAQNLVTIGAIRTLQARGLHGEVAVVGFDDFPMADLLMPRVTVVAQDVAGIGALAVRRLFERIAGDTSPPREERVPTALVVRGSGEIPPAAGRWSGAGGSAPR, from the coding sequence GTGTCGGTGAACCACAGCGGCGGCCCCGGGGCCGCCTCCGAACCGGTGCGCAGGGCCACCATGCGCGACGTCGCCGCCCTGTCCGGGGTGAGCATCAAGACCGTCTCGCGTGTCATCAACGGCGTGCCCTCGGTCTCCGAGGAACTGCGCGACCGCGTCACCCGCGCCATCGCCCGGCTGGACTTCCAGCCCAACCTGGCGGCCAGCAGCCTGCGCCGCACCGACGGGGCCACCCGCCAGATCGCCCTGCTGCTGGAGGACGTCGCCAACCCGTTCTCGGCCACGCTGAGCCGGGCCGTGGAGGACGCGGCCCGCGAACACGGGACGCTGGTCCTGGCGGGCAGCCTGGACGAGGACCCGCAGCGCGAGAGGGAGCTGGTGCGGGCGGCCACCCTGCACCGGGTGGACGGCATCCTGCTGGTCCCGGCCGGCCCGGACCACGGCTACCTGCACCGGGAGATCCGCAACGGGACGCCGGTGGTGTTCGCCGACCGCCCCCCGCGCGGCCTGGCCGCCGACGCGGTGCTGTCCGCCAACGCCGAGGGGGCGCGGCGGGCCGTGCTGCACCTGGCCGACCACGGGCACACCGAGATCGCGTTCCTGGGCGACGGGCACCGGATCAGCACCGCGGTCGAGCGGCTGGCCGGGTACCGGGCGGCACTGGCCGAGCGCGGCCTGCCCGAACGGCCCGGCCGCGCGGTGTGGGACCTGTCCGACCCGCGGAGCGCCGCGGAGGCGGTGGCGGCGATGCTGGACTCCGACGACCCGCCCACGGCCCTGTTCACCGCCCAGAACCTGGTGACGATCGGCGCCATCCGAACCCTCCAGGCCCGCGGCCTGCACGGCGAGGTGGCGGTGGTGGGGTTCGACGACTTCCCCATGGCCGACCTGCTGATGCCCCGGGTGACGGTGGTCGCCCAGGACGTGGCGGGCATCGGGGCGCTCGCGGTGCGCCGCCTGTTCGAGCGCATCGCGGGCGACACCTCCCCGCCCCGAGAGGAGCGTGTGCCCACCGCCCTGGTCGTCCGCGGCTCCGGCGAGATCCCCCCGGCCGCCGGGCGGTGGAGCGGGGCCGGGGGGAGCGCTCCTAGGTGA
- a CDS encoding DEAD/DEAH box helicase, which yields MSSHAERYAAFRRRQGASSPAIEAFQGLYGFEFDPFQVRACKALENGHGVLVAAPTGSGKTVVGEFAVHQALAEGTKCFYTTPIKALSNQKFNDLVARYGADRVGLLTGDNSVNGDAPVVVMTTEVLRNMLYEGSATLGGLAYVVMDEVHYLADRFRGAVWEEVIIHLPESVRMVALSATVSNAEEFGEWLQQVRGDTTVIVDEKRPVPLWQHVMVGDRIHDLFVDLEAEEGTGGDGEDSEAGDRDRGRNRKGGKKRRRERGWQPREIRVGGQTLRINPRLSRIAEEDSRLTQLAHRRRHPQARSRGTVRPRSRFAPPSRPAIVEELDDLGLLPAITFIFSRAGCDDAVRQCLSAGLVLTTPEEAEVIREYAETRCADIPGADLAVLGFDQWLRALECGIAAHHAGMLPTFKEIVEHLFSRGLIRAVFATETLALGINMPARTVVIEKIDKWNGEAHVQLTPGEYTQLTGRAGRRGIDVEGHAVVVWQAGSDPETIAGLAGTRTYPLNSSFQPSYNMAVNLVGQVGRRRSRTMLEESFAQFQADRAVVGLVKQLRKHEEALEGYAASAECHLGDFMEYARLRRELSDREAMLSKNRSARRREEALESLERLRPGDIIRIPAGRHTGHAVVLDPGLRHDLPAPLVLTVDKQVKRINAADFPVPVHASGRMRIPKSFSAKSPRSRQDLASTLRNKLKEQGTDPVYERGPRNAGEDSEVLRLRAALREHPCHGCAEREDHARWAERYHRLQRETESLRRRVEGRSHVIARTFDRVCGVLEDLGYLDGDDVSDDGSRLAKVYSELDLLVAECLRRGLWKDLSPVELAACAASLVYEARRNDEAYPRLPGGRVDDTLAEMVRLWGELNEVEARHRVSFLRRPDLGFVWTAHRWARGDRLDAILRQSDMTAGDFVRTAKMLVDMLGQIAGATGDQSVRSTARKASDLVRRGVVAYSSLT from the coding sequence ATGAGTAGTCACGCTGAGCGGTACGCCGCCTTCCGTCGGCGCCAGGGCGCCTCCAGCCCCGCCATCGAGGCGTTCCAGGGGCTGTACGGGTTCGAGTTCGACCCGTTCCAGGTCCGGGCCTGCAAGGCCCTGGAGAACGGCCACGGGGTGCTGGTGGCCGCGCCCACCGGCTCGGGCAAGACGGTGGTCGGCGAGTTCGCCGTCCACCAGGCCCTGGCCGAGGGCACCAAGTGCTTCTACACCACGCCCATCAAGGCGCTGTCCAACCAGAAGTTCAACGACCTGGTCGCGCGCTACGGCGCCGACCGGGTCGGGCTGCTGACCGGTGACAACAGCGTCAACGGCGACGCCCCGGTGGTCGTGATGACCACCGAGGTGCTGCGCAACATGCTCTACGAGGGCTCGGCCACCCTCGGCGGCCTGGCGTACGTGGTGATGGACGAGGTCCACTACCTCGCCGACCGGTTCCGCGGCGCGGTCTGGGAGGAGGTGATCATCCACCTGCCCGAGTCGGTGCGCATGGTCGCCCTCTCCGCCACCGTGTCCAACGCCGAGGAGTTCGGCGAGTGGCTGCAGCAGGTGCGCGGCGACACCACGGTCATCGTGGACGAGAAGCGCCCCGTCCCGCTGTGGCAGCACGTCATGGTGGGCGACCGCATCCACGACCTGTTCGTGGACCTGGAGGCGGAGGAGGGGACCGGCGGGGACGGCGAGGACTCCGAGGCCGGCGACCGGGACCGCGGCAGGAACCGCAAGGGCGGCAAGAAGCGCAGGCGCGAGCGCGGCTGGCAGCCCCGCGAGATCCGCGTGGGCGGGCAGACGCTGCGGATCAACCCGCGGCTGTCGCGCATCGCCGAGGAGGACTCCCGGCTGACCCAGCTGGCCCACCGCAGGCGGCACCCGCAGGCGCGCTCGCGCGGGACCGTGCGCCCGCGCAGCCGGTTCGCGCCGCCCTCGCGCCCGGCGATCGTCGAGGAGCTCGACGACCTCGGGCTGCTGCCGGCCATCACGTTCATCTTCAGCCGGGCCGGGTGCGACGACGCCGTCCGCCAGTGCCTGTCCGCGGGGCTGGTCCTGACCACCCCCGAGGAGGCCGAGGTCATCCGCGAGTACGCGGAGACCCGCTGCGCCGACATCCCCGGCGCCGACCTGGCGGTCCTGGGGTTCGACCAGTGGCTGCGCGCCCTGGAGTGCGGGATCGCCGCCCACCACGCGGGGATGCTGCCGACGTTCAAGGAGATCGTCGAGCACCTGTTCTCGCGTGGACTCATCCGCGCCGTGTTCGCCACCGAGACCCTGGCGCTGGGCATCAACATGCCCGCCCGCACCGTGGTCATCGAGAAGATCGACAAGTGGAACGGCGAGGCCCACGTCCAGCTCACCCCCGGCGAGTACACGCAGCTCACCGGGCGCGCCGGGCGGCGCGGCATCGACGTGGAGGGGCACGCGGTCGTCGTCTGGCAGGCGGGCAGCGACCCCGAGACCATCGCCGGGCTGGCGGGCACCCGCACCTACCCGCTCAACTCCAGCTTCCAGCCCTCCTACAACATGGCCGTCAACCTCGTCGGCCAGGTGGGGCGGCGGCGCAGCCGCACGATGCTGGAGGAGTCCTTCGCCCAGTTCCAGGCCGACCGGGCGGTGGTGGGCCTGGTCAAGCAGCTGCGCAAGCACGAGGAGGCGCTGGAGGGGTACGCCGCGTCCGCGGAGTGCCACCTGGGCGACTTCATGGAGTACGCCCGGCTGCGGCGGGAGCTGAGCGACCGCGAGGCGATGCTGTCCAAGAACCGGTCGGCGCGGCGGCGGGAGGAGGCGCTGGAGAGCCTGGAGCGGCTCCGCCCCGGCGACATCATCCGCATCCCCGCGGGCCGCCACACCGGGCACGCCGTCGTGCTGGACCCGGGGCTGCGCCACGACCTGCCCGCGCCGCTGGTGCTCACCGTGGACAAGCAGGTCAAGCGGATCAACGCGGCGGACTTCCCGGTCCCGGTGCACGCGTCGGGGCGGATGCGCATCCCCAAGTCGTTCTCGGCCAAGTCGCCGCGGTCGCGCCAGGACCTGGCCTCCACCCTGCGCAACAAGCTCAAGGAGCAGGGCACCGACCCCGTCTACGAGCGGGGCCCGCGCAACGCGGGGGAGGACTCCGAGGTGCTCCGGCTGCGCGCCGCGCTGCGCGAGCACCCCTGCCACGGCTGCGCCGAGCGCGAGGACCACGCCCGCTGGGCGGAGCGCTACCACCGGCTCCAGCGCGAGACCGAGTCCCTGCGCCGCCGGGTGGAGGGCCGCTCCCACGTCATCGCCCGCACCTTCGACCGCGTGTGCGGGGTGCTGGAGGACCTGGGGTACCTGGACGGCGACGACGTCTCCGACGACGGGTCGCGCCTGGCCAAGGTGTACTCGGAGCTGGACCTGCTGGTCGCCGAGTGCCTGCGCCGGGGGCTGTGGAAGGACCTCTCCCCGGTGGAGCTGGCCGCCTGCGCGGCGTCCCTGGTGTACGAGGCGCGCCGCAACGACGAGGCGTACCCGCGCCTGCCCGGCGGCCGGGTGGACGACACCCTGGCCGAGATGGTGCGCCTGTGGGGCGAGCTGAACGAGGTGGAGGCCCGCCACCGGGTGAGCTTCCTGCGCCGCCCCGACCTGGGGTTCGTGTGGACGGCCCACCGGTGGGCGCGCGGCGACCGGCTGGACGCGATCCTGCGCCAGTCCGACATGACCGCGGGCGACTTCGTACGCACCGCCAAGATGCTGGTGGACATGCTCGGCCAGATCGCCGGGGCCACCGGCGACCAGAGCGTGCGCTCCACCGCCCGCAAGGCCTCCGACCTGGTCCGCCGCGGGGTGGTCGCCTACTCCTCGCTCACCTAG
- a CDS encoding diacylglycerol/lipid kinase family protein: MQSPHIALLVNPKSGRRRAAVTAVRLKEALREAGARVHVYSGGSAADSRRLARLAAADAPHALVAVGGDGLVHQALQGVVGTGVPLAVVPAGTGNDIARAFGRPRGSVRDVAAAILRGRTRSVDCVRVELADGTRRHFLSVLACGFDARVNERVNGFRFRIGRAGYLAGVVAELGSFKPVRYEIDVDGRVIDEPGMLVAVGNTTSYGGGMKVCAAAEPDDGLIDVVFGRETPLARFLLLFPLVFTGGHLDRPEIVSERGRTVTIRAEGVPVYADGERLGGAPLVCEVVPKSVEMLELTS; encoded by the coding sequence ATGCAGTCCCCTCACATCGCCCTGCTGGTCAACCCCAAGTCGGGACGGCGCCGCGCCGCCGTCACCGCGGTCCGCCTCAAGGAGGCGCTGCGGGAGGCCGGGGCGCGCGTCCACGTCTACAGCGGCGGTTCGGCCGCCGACAGCCGCCGCCTGGCCCGCCTCGCCGCCGCCGACGCACCGCACGCCCTGGTCGCCGTGGGCGGCGACGGGCTGGTCCACCAGGCCCTCCAGGGCGTGGTCGGCACCGGGGTGCCCCTGGCCGTGGTGCCCGCCGGCACCGGCAACGACATCGCCCGCGCCTTCGGCCGCCCGCGCGGGTCGGTCCGCGACGTGGCCGCCGCCATCCTGCGCGGGCGCACCCGCTCGGTGGACTGCGTGCGGGTCGAGCTGGCCGACGGGACCCGCCGCCACTTCCTCAGCGTGCTGGCGTGCGGGTTCGACGCCCGCGTCAACGAGCGCGTCAACGGGTTCCGGTTCAGGATCGGCCGGGCCGGGTACCTCGCGGGCGTCGTCGCCGAACTCGGCTCCTTCAAGCCCGTCCGCTACGAGATCGACGTGGACGGCCGGGTCATCGACGAGCCCGGCATGCTCGTCGCCGTGGGCAACACCACCTCCTACGGCGGGGGTATGAAGGTGTGCGCCGCCGCCGAGCCCGACGACGGCCTCATCGACGTGGTCTTCGGCCGCGAGACGCCGCTGGCCCGGTTCCTGCTGCTGTTCCCCCTGGTCTTCACCGGCGGCCACCTCGACCGGCCCGAGATCGTCTCCGAACGCGGGCGCACCGTCACCATCCGCGCCGAGGGCGTGCCGGTCTACGCCGACGGGGAACGCCTGGGCGGGGCGCCCCTGGTGTGCGAGGTGGTGCCGAAGTCGGTCGAGATGTTGGAGCTGACCTCATAG
- a CDS encoding DUF397 domain-containing protein: MSEQTQTGRELPPEAMGNEKWHDTTDAVWMRSSLSNPDSEAIVEVATFDDGFRAVRDGKSPGKGTLFFTPAEWEAFVLGARDGEFDIPEEYLTEEEARIQRGEVDVEVGWVPSPLNSPKAMEEYHRRQREEADAAARGTDAP, from the coding sequence ATGAGCGAGCAGACACAGACCGGGCGGGAGCTCCCGCCCGAGGCCATGGGCAACGAGAAGTGGCACGACACCACCGACGCGGTGTGGATGCGCTCCTCCCTCTCCAACCCCGACTCGGAGGCGATCGTGGAGGTCGCCACCTTCGACGACGGCTTCCGCGCGGTGCGCGACGGCAAGTCGCCCGGGAAGGGCACCCTGTTCTTCACCCCCGCGGAGTGGGAGGCGTTCGTCCTGGGGGCCCGCGACGGCGAGTTCGACATCCCCGAGGAGTACCTCACCGAGGAGGAGGCCAGGATCCAGCGCGGCGAGGTGGACGTCGAGGTCGGATGGGTCCCCTCCCCGCTGAACAGCCCCAAGGCGATGGAGGAGTACCATCGCCGTCAGCGCGAGGAGGCCGACGCGGCCGCGCGGGGGACCGACGCCCCCTGA